One Actinosynnema pretiosum DNA segment encodes these proteins:
- a CDS encoding TetR/AcrR family transcriptional regulator: MGEGLRDRKKRLTRQALADAALDLVTERGLDGITVEDIAAAAGVSARTFFNYFTTKEEALLGPDPDAGPRLARRILDQPADLAPLAVLRAALLAELAEETAGRDEWLRRMRVIEQNPVLLPKVLAAGEQVERHMVRALAERTGHAETDAHPMLLAASANTAFRVAAWRWASWPGAGDAPQLTDLIAEAFDLLACGFALPSPPHHRSDEER, from the coding sequence ATGGGGGAAGGTTTGCGCGACCGCAAGAAGCGGCTGACCAGGCAGGCGCTGGCCGACGCCGCGCTGGACCTGGTCACCGAGCGCGGACTCGACGGCATCACCGTCGAGGACATCGCCGCAGCCGCGGGCGTCTCCGCCCGCACGTTCTTCAACTACTTCACCACCAAGGAAGAGGCCCTCCTCGGGCCCGACCCCGACGCGGGCCCGCGCCTGGCCCGCCGCATCCTCGACCAGCCCGCCGACCTCGCCCCCCTCGCCGTGCTGCGCGCCGCCCTCCTGGCCGAGCTGGCCGAGGAGACCGCGGGCCGCGACGAGTGGCTGCGCCGGATGCGCGTCATCGAGCAGAACCCCGTCCTGCTGCCCAAGGTCCTCGCGGCGGGCGAGCAGGTCGAGCGGCACATGGTCCGCGCCCTCGCCGAGCGCACCGGGCACGCCGAGACCGACGCCCACCCCATGCTGCTCGCCGCCTCCGCCAACACCGCGTTCCGCGTCGCCGCCTGGCGCTGGGCCAGCTGGCCGGGCGCGGGCGACGCCCCCCAGCTCACCGACCTGATCGCCGAGGCCTTCGACCTGCTGGCCTGCGGCTTCGCCCTCCCGAGTCCCCCGCACCACCGATCCGACGAGGAAAGATGA
- a CDS encoding MDR family MFS transporter, whose product MTDTAVPATGAPSTSRRDVVQAMTGLMLGMFVSILASTVVSNALPRIISDLDGSQSVYTWVVTAELLAMTATVPLWGKLADLYSRKLLIQLSLGLFVVGSLLAGFSPNVEVLIVSRVVQGLGAGGMTALSTIVMAAMIPPRELGRYAGLFGAVFGIGTVAGPLIGGFLVDTSWLGWRWCFFIGVPFTLAAIVLLQRTLRLPLVRKDSVRIDYLGAALITGGVSTLLIWSTLAGGSFEWVSAWSAVLVGGGVLLLALAVWVESRAADPVVPLRLFANRTVSLTTLASVLVGVAMFGGTVFLSQYFQIGLGKTPTQAGLMSLPMVFGLFLSSTIAGQLITKWGRWKVFLVAGAAIMVVGMLLLSTIDANTTVLVVGAHMAVLGVGVGMVMQNLVLAAQNDVPAKDLGATTSTLTFFRSLGGSIGVSALGAVLANRVSALMTEKLTALGVPADMLASGGGHTAVPDLSALPEPIRLVVRDVYATATAELFLIGAPIAAIALLAVLFIKEKPLKEQSGDERLAAELPH is encoded by the coding sequence ATGACCGACACCGCTGTACCCGCGACCGGGGCCCCGAGCACCTCGCGCCGCGACGTCGTCCAGGCGATGACGGGCCTGATGCTGGGCATGTTCGTGTCCATCCTGGCCTCGACCGTCGTCTCGAACGCCCTGCCGCGCATCATCTCCGACCTCGACGGCTCGCAGTCCGTCTACACCTGGGTCGTCACCGCCGAGCTGCTCGCGATGACCGCCACCGTCCCCCTGTGGGGCAAGCTCGCCGACCTCTACAGCCGCAAGCTGCTCATCCAGCTCTCCCTCGGCCTGTTCGTGGTCGGCTCGCTCCTGGCGGGCTTCTCGCCGAACGTCGAGGTGCTGATCGTCAGCCGCGTCGTCCAGGGCCTCGGCGCGGGCGGCATGACCGCGCTGTCCACCATCGTGATGGCCGCGATGATCCCGCCGCGCGAGCTGGGCCGCTACGCAGGTCTGTTCGGCGCCGTCTTCGGCATCGGCACCGTCGCGGGCCCGCTCATCGGCGGGTTCCTGGTGGACACCTCGTGGCTGGGCTGGCGCTGGTGCTTCTTCATCGGCGTCCCGTTCACCCTGGCCGCGATCGTGCTGCTCCAGCGCACCCTGCGCCTCCCCCTGGTGCGCAAGGACTCGGTCCGGATCGACTACCTGGGCGCGGCGCTGATCACCGGCGGCGTCTCCACCCTGCTGATCTGGTCCACGCTCGCGGGCGGCTCGTTCGAGTGGGTCTCCGCCTGGTCCGCCGTGCTGGTCGGCGGCGGCGTGCTGCTGCTGGCGCTGGCCGTGTGGGTCGAGTCCCGCGCCGCCGACCCGGTGGTGCCGCTGCGCCTGTTCGCCAACCGCACCGTCAGCCTCACCACCCTCGCCAGCGTCCTGGTGGGCGTGGCGATGTTCGGCGGCACGGTGTTCCTGTCGCAGTACTTCCAGATCGGCCTCGGCAAGACCCCCACCCAGGCGGGCCTGATGAGCCTGCCGATGGTGTTCGGCCTGTTCCTGTCGTCCACGATCGCCGGCCAGCTGATCACCAAGTGGGGCCGCTGGAAGGTGTTCCTGGTCGCGGGCGCCGCGATCATGGTCGTGGGGATGCTGCTGCTGTCCACGATCGACGCGAACACCACCGTGCTCGTGGTCGGCGCGCACATGGCCGTGCTCGGCGTCGGCGTCGGCATGGTGATGCAGAACCTGGTGCTGGCCGCGCAGAACGACGTGCCCGCCAAGGACCTCGGCGCGACCACGTCCACGCTGACCTTCTTCCGCAGCCTCGGCGGCTCGATCGGCGTGAGCGCGCTCGGCGCGGTGCTGGCCAACCGGGTGTCCGCGCTGATGACCGAGAAGCTCACCGCGCTGGGCGTGCCCGCCGACATGCTCGCCAGCGGCGGCGGCCACACGGCGGTGCCGGACCTGTCGGCGCTGCCCGAGCCGATCCGGCTGGTGGTGCGCGACGTGTACGCCACGGCCACCGCCGAGCTGTTCCTGATCGGCGCGCCGATCGCCGCGATCGCGCTGCTCGCGGTGCTGTTCATCAAGGAGAAGCCGCTCAAGGAGCAGAGCGGCGACGAGCGGCTCGCCGCGGAGCTGCCGCACTGA
- a CDS encoding PE domain-containing protein, with translation MGAGDRVGGGLECSPEQVRARVREVERLLGRLSELHRSCAPETDARLPLGTSGQAVELKAVFGQRSREFRVALWVVIAELRKIRQELLACVQTYLDVEEALGHGFEAAGKRR, from the coding sequence GTGGGTGCGGGTGACCGGGTCGGCGGTGGGCTGGAGTGCTCGCCGGAGCAGGTGCGCGCGCGTGTCCGGGAGGTCGAGCGGCTGCTGGGGCGGTTGTCGGAGCTCCACCGCTCCTGCGCGCCCGAGACCGACGCCCGGCTCCCGCTGGGGACCAGCGGGCAGGCCGTCGAGCTGAAAGCGGTGTTCGGGCAGCGCTCTCGGGAGTTCCGCGTCGCGCTGTGGGTCGTCATCGCCGAGCTGCGCAAGATCCGCCAGGAGCTGCTGGCCTGCGTGCAGACCTACCTCGACGTCGAGGAGGCGCTCGGCCACGGGTTCGAGGCGGCGGGCAAGCGCCGGTGA
- a CDS encoding ATP-binding protein: MVLDIGSEGAARPLSLDLSQRTPPLARVRRWAGEVLAGLDDEQLGDTMLVVTELVSNAFDHGRAPRALRLHRKGAPWLVRVEVDDASPSLPVIGRSRLGGYRGRGMLIVSNLCRGWGVTHRSGGKTVWAEIACAS; the protein is encoded by the coding sequence GTGGTCCTGGACATCGGTTCCGAGGGCGCCGCGCGCCCGCTGTCGCTGGACCTCTCGCAGCGCACGCCGCCGCTGGCGCGCGTGCGGCGCTGGGCGGGCGAGGTGCTCGCGGGCCTGGACGACGAGCAGCTCGGCGACACGATGCTCGTGGTGACCGAGCTGGTCAGCAACGCGTTCGACCACGGCCGGGCGCCGCGCGCGCTGCGGCTGCACCGCAAGGGCGCGCCCTGGCTGGTGCGCGTGGAGGTGGACGACGCCTCCCCGTCGCTGCCGGTCATCGGCCGCTCCCGCCTCGGCGGCTACCGGGGCCGGGGGATGCTGATCGTGTCGAACCTGTGCCGGGGGTGGGGCGTCACCCACCGGTCGGGCGGCAAAACGGTGTGGGCCGAGATCGCCTGCGCGTCGTGA
- a CDS encoding ESX secretion-associated protein EspG, protein MNHLSLTSRELHLLCETAAAPWPLPLPEPPTARTWSDHLADNRRVSAALRARGLADHRGPSGHVADLVTALSGDRVHWEGASGVAVGVRGGGVAFSLRPRGADVAVTPCLPDLLPDVLLAAEPVLPPADCLPLTAPAAAVAAAGRAPSGGAWEVLTAHGVTGSSARGWTGLLASALGGGMCTAQPRLRRSGEARRSPIRWLDTRRGRLLVVERDGWLSANPLPQGELRRLVAGACG, encoded by the coding sequence GTGAACCACCTGTCGCTCACCTCCCGCGAGCTCCACCTGCTCTGCGAGACCGCCGCCGCCCCCTGGCCACTGCCCCTCCCCGAACCGCCCACCGCCCGCACCTGGTCCGACCACCTCGCCGACAACCGCCGCGTCTCCGCCGCCCTGCGCGCCAGGGGCCTGGCCGACCACCGGGGCCCCTCCGGGCACGTCGCCGACCTCGTCACCGCCCTCTCCGGCGACCGCGTGCACTGGGAGGGCGCCTCCGGTGTCGCCGTCGGGGTCCGGGGCGGCGGGGTCGCGTTCTCGCTGCGGCCCCGCGGGGCCGACGTCGCCGTCACGCCCTGCCTGCCCGACCTGCTCCCCGACGTCCTCCTCGCCGCCGAGCCGGTCCTGCCGCCCGCCGACTGCCTGCCGCTCACCGCGCCCGCCGCCGCCGTGGCCGCCGCGGGGCGGGCGCCCTCGGGCGGCGCGTGGGAGGTGCTCACCGCGCACGGGGTCACCGGGTCCTCGGCTCGCGGGTGGACCGGCCTGCTCGCCTCCGCGCTCGGTGGCGGTATGTGCACGGCCCAACCCCGACTCCGCCGTTCGGGTGAGGCCAGGCGAAGCCCGATCCGGTGGCTCGACACCCGTCGTGGACGGCTGCTGGTGGTCGAGCGGGACGGGTGGCTGAGCGCGAACCCGTTGCCGCAGGGGGAGCTCCGCCGCCTGGTCGCGGGAGCGTGCGGCTGA
- a CDS encoding coiled-coil domain-containing protein: protein MTTGEVREELLPLRVDFDRAWRGYDRAQVQGYVREAETGTRLLAADRDAAVARAEDLARQLEEAREQVRELRAKVDRISGSPVDVEALEERLRRRVELAHRQAEEITARARAAAERTWADADRAAASLREQWERLVGEQHEATRATREEAEAAAREAAEQRRELDEQSALLRAQVESDFTEAMRARRGEALAALARRDAESRAEAERLVAEAAEHAAAIVAEAERRVAELKAGRQRVAEQLLVAQRMLSDAQDELEPLPEEQEPQVPHLVAV, encoded by the coding sequence GTGACGACTGGCGAGGTCCGCGAAGAACTCCTCCCCCTGCGCGTCGACTTCGACCGGGCATGGCGCGGCTACGACAGGGCGCAGGTCCAGGGCTACGTGCGCGAGGCGGAGACCGGGACGCGGCTGCTGGCCGCCGACCGGGACGCCGCCGTGGCGCGCGCGGAGGACCTGGCCCGGCAGCTGGAGGAGGCCCGCGAGCAGGTGCGGGAGCTGCGGGCGAAGGTGGACCGCATCAGCGGTTCGCCGGTGGACGTCGAGGCGCTGGAGGAGCGGCTGCGCAGGCGGGTCGAGCTGGCCCACCGGCAGGCCGAGGAGATCACCGCGCGCGCTCGGGCGGCGGCCGAGCGCACGTGGGCGGACGCGGACCGGGCGGCGGCGAGCCTGCGGGAGCAGTGGGAGCGGCTGGTCGGCGAGCAGCACGAGGCGACCAGGGCCACCCGCGAGGAGGCCGAGGCCGCGGCGCGCGAGGCGGCGGAGCAGCGGCGGGAGCTCGACGAGCAGTCGGCGCTGCTGCGCGCCCAGGTCGAGTCGGACTTCACCGAGGCGATGCGCGCCCGGCGCGGCGAGGCGCTGGCCGCGCTCGCCCGGCGGGACGCGGAGAGCCGGGCGGAGGCCGAGCGGCTGGTCGCCGAGGCCGCCGAGCACGCCGCGGCCATCGTGGCCGAGGCGGAGCGGCGGGTCGCGGAGCTCAAGGCCGGGCGGCAGCGGGTGGCCGAGCAGCTGCTCGTGGCGCAGCGGATGCTGAGCGACGCCCAGGACGAGCTGGAGCCGCTGCCGGAGGAGCAGGAGCCGCAGGTGCCGCACCTGGTCGCGGTCTGA
- a CDS encoding SpoIIE family protein phosphatase, with protein MAQAGLAFPGDGEMARLMRAHAWADGPLGPVEDWQASLRTAVRICLTSRFPMILWWGPELRFLYNDAYLPLLGVNHPALGKPGERVWSEIWHIIGPMLRSVLETGEATWSEDLLLPMRRHGYLEETYWTYSYSPLHDDDGVVRGVFTAVSDTTERVVGERRLAVLHDLGARAGDARDVDEACALLVDALTGSGRDVPHAELHLRDPGGGLRRVAAGPGEPPPEGTWPLRGVLESGEPAVVEDLHLLDPPLPSGDWQAPPRRAVVLPLPGDGDEPVGVVVLASCSGRELDEPHRAFLSLVARQCAAVVNAALAYRAQQRRAEELAELDRAKTAFFANISHEFRTPLTLITGPLQELRARAGPGERAELDVVHRNALRLGRLVTALLDFSRIEAGRMRARYEPVDLAVVTAELASTFRSAVEKAGLEFRVDCPPLGVPVHLDRGMWENVVLNLLSNALKFTFGGGIRVEVHREGDHAVVTVADTGVGVPVDELPRLFERFHRIENTRARSAEGSGIGLALVRELVGLHGGEIGAAGAPGGGTAFTIRLPLGTAHLPADAVVAVGGGPRASGAEPYLQEALRWLPDDRDPADDPVHDDPGAAPLSQSPLRAPESALPARVVVADDNADMREYLTRLLRSAGYRVRAVGDGRAALEEVRARTPDLVVTDVMMPRLDGLGLVAALRADQRTAGVPVVLLSARAGQEASIEGLAAGADDYLVKPFAAADLLARVRANVELARLRDHHARWRAALLDSLQEAFFVCDETGAVVEINAAFTTVLGYGPEGLPYGPVYPWWPTAEDDPEGHARVEEVFTDLVGPGSGAHTVVPVVHRDGHRLWVAAAFNRVEDPDTGDRVVVGTFRDVTDEHYAAVREAAVAALSVRLSEADGVSDALVGALGELARLWRAERVVALVGAGAAGEELLTTEPLPEGEEPRSKCPNADRAPVAPATAEALRAALDRPPLVAHPDGPGLVGITLEHPAGALALRVELGGSRRFVAQDEALLVLLAGHLGQALHRLHHVDVQRETALALQRAILGPQELPGGFAARYEPATRPLEVGGDWYDIVPLAGGRTGIVVGDCVGHGLHSATAMGQLRSACRALLLQDIGPAQTLSALDRFAMTVPGARCTTVFCGVLSPDTGHLVYASAGHPPGVLARPGGGVELLDGGRSLPLAVQPDRPRAEAWCDVPARGTLLLYTDGLVERRRQSLDDGIELAGRALQEGRDVSVEDLAAHVMSRLVPAGGFEDDVAVLLYRRPGPLVVEFPADALELTRVRALLRDWLAACGVGRGQAQNVLVAAGEACANAVEHGHRDRPGGQVVLRASATVERLRLVVADSGAWRDPVAGGDLARGHGLGLMRALVDEVAVRPGPGGTVVELRTRITP; from the coding sequence ATGGCTCAGGCGGGGCTCGCGTTCCCCGGTGACGGCGAGATGGCGCGGCTGATGCGCGCCCACGCGTGGGCGGACGGCCCGCTCGGACCGGTCGAGGACTGGCAGGCCAGCCTGCGCACGGCGGTGCGGATCTGCCTGACCTCGCGGTTCCCGATGATCCTGTGGTGGGGCCCCGAGCTGCGGTTCCTCTATAACGACGCCTACCTGCCGCTGCTCGGGGTCAACCACCCCGCGCTCGGCAAGCCGGGCGAGCGGGTGTGGTCGGAGATCTGGCACATCATCGGGCCGATGCTGCGGTCGGTGCTGGAGACCGGCGAGGCGACCTGGTCCGAGGACCTGCTGCTGCCCATGCGCAGGCACGGGTACCTGGAGGAGACGTACTGGACGTACTCCTACAGCCCGCTGCACGACGACGACGGCGTGGTGCGCGGGGTGTTCACCGCCGTCAGCGACACCACCGAGCGGGTGGTGGGCGAGCGCAGGCTGGCGGTGCTGCACGACCTGGGCGCGCGGGCGGGCGACGCCCGCGACGTGGACGAGGCGTGCGCGCTGCTGGTGGACGCCCTCACCGGCTCCGGCCGGGACGTGCCGCACGCGGAGCTGCACCTGCGCGACCCCGGCGGCGGGCTGCGGCGCGTCGCGGCCGGACCGGGGGAGCCGCCGCCCGAGGGGACCTGGCCGCTGCGCGGGGTGCTGGAGAGCGGGGAGCCCGCCGTCGTGGAGGACCTGCACCTGCTCGACCCGCCGCTGCCCTCGGGCGACTGGCAGGCCCCGCCCCGGCGGGCGGTCGTGCTGCCGCTGCCCGGTGACGGGGACGAGCCGGTCGGCGTGGTGGTGCTCGCCTCCTGCTCGGGCCGCGAGCTGGACGAGCCGCACCGGGCGTTCCTGTCGCTGGTCGCCCGCCAGTGCGCGGCCGTGGTCAACGCCGCCCTCGCCTACCGGGCGCAGCAGCGGCGCGCCGAGGAGCTGGCCGAGCTGGACCGCGCCAAGACCGCGTTCTTCGCCAACATCAGCCACGAGTTCCGCACCCCGCTGACCCTGATCACCGGCCCGCTGCAGGAGCTGCGGGCGCGCGCCGGACCCGGCGAGCGGGCCGAGCTGGACGTGGTCCACCGCAACGCGCTGCGCCTGGGCAGGCTCGTCACCGCGCTGCTGGACTTCTCCCGCATCGAGGCCGGGCGGATGCGGGCCCGCTACGAACCCGTCGACCTGGCGGTGGTCACCGCCGAACTGGCCAGCACGTTCCGCTCGGCCGTGGAGAAGGCCGGTCTGGAGTTCCGCGTGGACTGCCCGCCGCTGGGCGTCCCCGTGCACCTGGACCGAGGCATGTGGGAGAACGTCGTGCTCAACCTGCTGTCCAACGCGCTCAAGTTCACCTTCGGCGGGGGCATCCGCGTCGAGGTGCACCGCGAGGGCGACCACGCGGTGGTGACCGTCGCCGACACCGGCGTCGGGGTGCCCGTGGACGAGCTGCCCCGGCTGTTCGAGCGGTTCCACCGCATCGAGAACACCAGGGCCAGGTCGGCGGAGGGCAGCGGCATCGGGCTGGCGCTGGTGCGGGAGCTGGTGGGGCTGCACGGCGGCGAGATCGGCGCGGCGGGCGCGCCGGGCGGTGGCACGGCGTTCACCATCCGGCTGCCGCTGGGCACCGCGCACCTGCCCGCCGACGCGGTCGTCGCGGTGGGCGGCGGGCCCCGCGCGTCGGGGGCGGAGCCGTACCTGCAGGAGGCGCTGCGCTGGCTGCCCGACGACCGCGACCCCGCCGACGACCCGGTCCACGACGACCCCGGCGCGGCCCCGCTGTCCCAGTCGCCGCTGCGCGCCCCCGAGTCCGCGCTGCCCGCGCGGGTCGTGGTCGCCGACGACAACGCCGACATGCGCGAGTACCTGACCAGGCTGCTGCGCTCGGCGGGCTACCGGGTGCGGGCCGTCGGGGACGGGCGGGCCGCGCTGGAGGAGGTGCGCGCCCGCACGCCGGACCTGGTGGTCACCGACGTGATGATGCCGCGCCTCGACGGCCTCGGCCTGGTCGCCGCGCTGCGCGCCGACCAGCGCACGGCGGGCGTCCCGGTGGTGCTGCTGTCGGCCCGCGCCGGGCAGGAGGCGTCCATCGAGGGGCTCGCGGCGGGCGCGGACGACTACCTGGTGAAGCCGTTCGCGGCGGCCGACCTGCTGGCGCGGGTGCGCGCGAACGTCGAGCTGGCCAGGCTGCGCGACCACCACGCCCGGTGGCGGGCGGCGCTGCTGGACTCGCTGCAGGAGGCGTTCTTCGTCTGCGACGAGACCGGCGCGGTCGTGGAGATCAACGCCGCGTTCACCACCGTGCTCGGCTACGGGCCCGAGGGGCTGCCGTACGGGCCGGTGTACCCGTGGTGGCCCACCGCCGAGGACGACCCGGAGGGGCACGCGCGGGTGGAGGAGGTGTTCACCGACCTGGTCGGGCCGGGCAGCGGCGCGCACACCGTCGTGCCGGTGGTGCACCGCGACGGGCACCGGCTGTGGGTGGCCGCCGCGTTCAACCGGGTCGAGGACCCCGACACCGGGGACCGGGTCGTGGTCGGCACGTTCCGGGACGTCACCGACGAGCACTACGCGGCGGTGCGGGAGGCGGCGGTCGCGGCGCTGAGCGTGCGGCTGTCCGAGGCGGACGGGGTGTCGGACGCGCTGGTCGGCGCGCTGGGGGAGCTGGCGAGGCTGTGGCGGGCCGAGCGGGTCGTCGCGCTCGTCGGGGCGGGCGCGGCCGGCGAGGAGCTGCTGACCACCGAGCCGCTGCCCGAGGGCGAGGAGCCCAGGAGCAAGTGCCCGAACGCCGACCGCGCCCCGGTCGCGCCCGCCACCGCCGAGGCGCTGCGGGCCGCGCTGGACCGGCCGCCGCTGGTGGCGCACCCGGACGGTCCGGGGCTGGTCGGGATCACCCTGGAGCACCCGGCGGGGGCGCTGGCGCTGCGCGTGGAGCTGGGCGGCAGCAGGCGGTTCGTGGCGCAGGACGAGGCGCTGCTGGTGCTGCTGGCCGGGCACCTGGGGCAGGCGCTGCACCGGCTGCACCACGTCGACGTGCAGCGGGAGACCGCGCTCGCGCTGCAGCGGGCGATCCTGGGCCCGCAGGAGCTGCCGGGCGGGTTCGCCGCCCGCTACGAGCCCGCCACCCGGCCGCTGGAGGTGGGCGGCGACTGGTACGACATCGTGCCGCTCGCGGGCGGGCGCACCGGCATCGTGGTCGGCGACTGCGTGGGCCACGGCCTGCACTCGGCGACCGCGATGGGGCAGCTGCGCAGCGCGTGCCGGGCGCTGCTGCTCCAGGACATCGGTCCCGCGCAGACGCTCAGCGCGCTGGACCGGTTCGCGATGACCGTGCCGGGCGCGCGGTGCACCACGGTGTTCTGCGGCGTGCTCTCGCCGGACACCGGGCACCTGGTGTACGCCAGCGCCGGGCACCCGCCGGGGGTGCTGGCCAGACCGGGCGGCGGCGTGGAGCTGCTGGACGGCGGCCGGTCGCTGCCGCTGGCGGTCCAGCCGGACCGGCCACGCGCCGAGGCGTGGTGCGACGTCCCGGCGCGCGGCACGCTGCTGCTGTACACGGACGGGCTGGTGGAGCGGCGGCGGCAGTCGCTGGACGACGGGATCGAGCTGGCCGGTCGGGCGCTGCAGGAGGGCCGCGACGTGTCGGTGGAGGACCTGGCGGCGCACGTGATGTCCAGGCTGGTGCCCGCGGGCGGGTTCGAGGACGACGTGGCGGTCCTGCTGTACCGGCGGCCCGGCCCGCTGGTGGTGGAGTTCCCGGCGGACGCGCTGGAGCTGACGCGGGTGCGCGCCCTGCTGCGCGACTGGCTGGCCGCGTGCGGCGTCGGCCGGGGGCAGGCGCAGAACGTGCTGGTGGCGGCGGGGGAGGCGTGCGCGAACGCGGTGGAGCACGGCCACCGCGACCGGCCGGGCGGGCAGGTGGTGCTGCGGGCCAGCGCGACCGTGGAGCGGCTGCGCCTGGTCGTCGCGGACAGCGGCGCGTGGCGGGACCCCGTCGCGGGCGGCGACCTGGCGCGCGGGCACGGGCTCGGTCTCATGCGCGCCCTGGTGGACGAGGTGGCCGTGCGCCCCGGACCGGGCGGGACGGTCGTGGAACTGCGGACGAGGATCACCCCATGA
- a CDS encoding STAS domain-containing protein: MNPELTLATTSRADGAVVLTVAGEIDMANAARFTGALAEAVRGAPPGGGPVVVDLVGVGYLDSAALSGLFAHAERVEVVAGELLEAVLTVSGLAAITSVRIVGE, encoded by the coding sequence ATGAACCCCGAGCTGACCCTGGCCACCACCAGCCGCGCGGACGGCGCGGTGGTGCTCACCGTGGCCGGAGAGATCGACATGGCCAACGCGGCGCGGTTCACCGGGGCGCTCGCGGAGGCGGTGCGCGGGGCGCCGCCGGGGGGCGGGCCCGTGGTGGTCGACCTGGTGGGGGTGGGGTACCTGGACAGCGCGGCGCTGAGCGGGCTGTTCGCGCACGCGGAGCGGGTGGAGGTGGTGGCGGGGGAGCTGCTGGAGGCGGTGCTGACGGTGTCGGGGCTGGCGGCGATCACGTCGGTGCGGATCGTGGGGGAATGA
- a CDS encoding PPE domain-containing protein, translating into MRHEGVRWEGHTHREMHDMLHTDADPGRVVERGARWDGISAELTEVVAEMGEVRKKLGECWKGEAATAASGLLGEHVERLTGLSRIAGGTGCHITTAGVQLQCARDMMPEVPGALEDAASALAGANPLTGVVLGSLVGQAARAAWLESRKRRAVEVMRGHESNSQDISHMVANDENSRRARDWKVFSGGPGASDFPVEPHADDPSTGGPGGVPPRGSGEGFAFDGVPVTPTDHGVGGPAAGAAGGTTAVSSSAETQHGGREAYPAPAQQQAGQAGGPQAQAWQVGSGGGGWGRGGARGGARPSGGAGAAQAAQPWSGAAPPVPGRGPAEARQGEARPVPSRAPGAGGSSLYGPLGQSPTGGRGSEQEWRRKVPHEEELFGLDGLLAAPRVIGE; encoded by the coding sequence GTGCGCCACGAGGGAGTCCGGTGGGAGGGGCACACCCACCGGGAGATGCACGACATGCTGCACACCGACGCCGATCCGGGACGGGTCGTGGAGCGCGGGGCGCGGTGGGACGGGATCTCCGCTGAGCTGACCGAGGTCGTCGCGGAGATGGGCGAGGTCAGGAAGAAGCTCGGGGAGTGCTGGAAGGGCGAGGCCGCCACCGCCGCCTCGGGCCTGCTGGGCGAGCACGTCGAGCGCCTGACCGGCCTGAGCCGGATCGCCGGCGGCACGGGCTGTCACATCACCACCGCGGGCGTCCAGCTGCAGTGCGCCAGGGACATGATGCCGGAGGTGCCCGGTGCCCTGGAGGACGCGGCCTCCGCCCTGGCGGGCGCGAACCCGCTCACCGGGGTCGTGCTGGGGTCCTTGGTCGGGCAGGCCGCGCGCGCCGCCTGGCTGGAGAGCCGGAAGCGGCGGGCCGTCGAGGTCATGCGCGGCCACGAGTCCAACTCCCAGGACATCAGCCACATGGTGGCCAACGACGAGAACTCCCGGCGCGCCCGCGACTGGAAGGTCTTCTCCGGCGGGCCAGGGGCGTCGGACTTCCCGGTCGAGCCGCACGCGGACGACCCGTCGACGGGCGGCCCCGGTGGCGTCCCGCCGCGCGGGTCGGGGGAGGGCTTCGCGTTCGACGGCGTCCCGGTGACCCCGACCGACCACGGCGTCGGCGGGCCGGCGGCGGGAGCGGCCGGGGGGACGACCGCGGTGTCGTCGAGCGCCGAGACCCAGCACGGGGGGCGCGAGGCGTACCCCGCCCCCGCGCAGCAGCAGGCGGGCCAGGCGGGCGGCCCGCAGGCCCAGGCGTGGCAGGTCGGCTCGGGCGGTGGCGGCTGGGGACGTGGCGGTGCGCGGGGTGGCGCGCGACCGTCCGGCGGCGCGGGCGCAGCCCAGGCCGCCCAGCCGTGGTCCGGCGCGGCGCCCCCGGTGCCCGGCCGGGGGCCCGCTGAGGCGCGCCAGGGCGAGGCGCGCCCCGTCCCGTCGCGCGCCCCCGGAGCCGGCGGCTCCTCGCTGTACGGGCCGCTCGGGCAGTCCCCGACCGGCGGGCGCGGGTCGGAGCAGGAGTGGCGGCGCAAGGTGCCGCACGAGGAAGAGCTGTTCGGGTTGGACGGGCTCCTCGCGGCGCCCAGGGTCATCGGCGAGTGA